The nucleotide window AATTGATGTTGTACTTCATGCTCATGTTGGTGTACATCACTCCCCAGTACTGCCCTGTAATTTCACCTTGAGCACTACTCAAATTGCTCTGCTGCTTCGTTTCACTTTCATCAAACAACTGGAAAATGTAAGCCTCAGAAATTCCTTCCTTTCTGAGCGGAGTTCCAAGTCCAGATTTCAAATGCGAAACCAGCCCCTGTAAATACATCTCCGCGTACAGCTGGCTCTCCTCTGCATTCCTTACACCATTATTCACGTGCTCATAGTTGCTTCCATCGCTTGGCCACCCTGTTTCCGTCACAATTAACGGAACATTCTCGTAACCGCTAACCGCCATGGCAGCAATCACGGCATCAACCATCATATCAAACAGGTTATGATAACGAACGGCCGTAACAACGTCATCACGGAAGTTGAACGGGCCTTCCTGAAACAGAGCGAAACCGACTGGAATCTCTCCGTGGAGTCTATAAACATTGTACGGATACACATTCACCAGGAGAGACGAGTTAGTTTCCTCCAAAAACTGAAGCACAGGCCTGATGATTAGCGAGCTGACCGGCTCCTGGAACTCGGCGGAGGATGGAGGAAACGCCGTCGTAATCACGTTGATGAAGGAGAAAGTAGTGGAAACTGAGACGGTGCGAATTCCGAGGTCGTTCAGTGCGCGGTGCAGGTTCCGCATGGCGGGGACTACGGCGACCGAAGGGTCGGAACCGCCGGAAGTAGGGGAAGTGATGACGTCGGAACCGACGGAGATGAGCGAAATACGAGCACGAGGATGATACGGAAGCACATTGTTGTAAACCCAGAGAGTAGCGGCGGAACGATTGGAAGCAAAGGAGCCGATGAGGTAATTGGGGACGGTGAGGAGAAGAGAAATGTTGGAGTAAGAAAATGCTCGGATTAAACTAGGGCTGGGATTAAGGAGTCGTACGGCTGGGATTTTGAGTGACTGAAGGGCGGTGACGACGTGCTCCGGCGGTGGAGATTTGGGGGCGGGGGAGTAGGTGAAGCCGACAGTGGTGGTTGGTACGGCGGCAGAAGGGGAGAGTAAGAGAGAAagaatgaagagagagagaagcgGAGTTTTGAAGgagggaagcattttgaaaacgtGAGGATTTGGAGTGAAATTTTTGCTTACTTTATTCATTCAGCTAATTGCAAGAGTG belongs to Nicotiana tabacum cultivar K326 chromosome 6, ASM71507v2, whole genome shotgun sequence and includes:
- the LOC107775525 gene encoding glucan endo-1,3-beta-glucosidase-like; the encoded protein is MNKVSKNFTPNPHVFKMLPSFKTPLLSLFILSLLLSPSAAVPTTTVGFTYSPAPKSPPPEHVVTALQSLKIPAVRLLNPSPSLIRAFSYSNISLLLTVPNYLIGSFASNRSAATLWVYNNVLPYHPRARISLISVGSDVITSPTSGGSDPSVAVVPAMRNLHRALNDLGIRTVSVSTTFSFINVITTAFPPSSAEFQEPVSSLIIRPVLQFLEETNSSLLVNVYPYNVYRLHGEIPVGFALFQEGPFNFRDDVVTAVRYHNLFDMMVDAVIAAMAVSGYENVPLIVTETGWPSDGSNYEHVNNGVRNAEESQLYAEMYLQGLVSHLKSGLGTPLRKEGISEAYIFQLFDESETKQQSNLSSAQGEITGQYWGVMYTNMSMKYNINFDSADRNSRKLGVLVPSIHLLWLLSMLVLASSLS